The Candidatus Krumholzibacteriia bacterium sequence ACGCGGCGGAAATGGCGGAACGCTTTCGCCGCGAGCGCCAGATACTCGCCCACCTCGAGCACCCCAACATTGCATCGCTGCTGGACGGCGGAATCAGCGACGACGGCCGTCCCTACCTGGTCATGCAGTACGTGGACGGCACGCCCATCACCGACTATTGCGAGACGCAGGAGCTGGCGCTGCGCGAGCGGCTGCAGCTCTTTCGCATTTTGTGCGCCGCGGTGCAGGCGGCGCACGTCCATCTGGTCGTGCACCGTGACCTCAAGCCGGCCAACATTCTCGTCACGCAGTCGGGCGAGGTGAAGCTGCTCGACTTCGGGATCGCAAAGCTGCTGGAGCCGGATTCGGACGTACTCACCACGCGTCCGTTCGAGCGCGTGATGACACCCGAGCACGCCGCGCCCGAGCAGGTACGCGGCGGGGGCGTCACCACCGCCACCGATGTGTACTCGCTGGGCGTACTGCTATTCCAGATACTGACCGGTGAACGCCCGCTACAGTTTCCGTCGAGTGCGGCAAGCGACGTGGAGCGAATCATCTGCGAAGTGGAACCCGCCGCCCCGAGCACGGTGGCTAAGGAAAACAGACGAGCACTTCGCGGCGACCTCGACAAGATCGTTCTCATGGCGCTGCGCAAGGATCCTGCGCGGCGCTACCAGTCCGCGCAGGAACTGGACGAGGACATCCGGCGCTACCTCACGGGGCTTCCCGTCAACGCGGAGCGCGATACGCTTGCCTATCGTTCCAGGAAGTTTGTCGCGCGGCACCGCACCGGCGTCGCGGTGGCGGGTGGATTCGTCGCCCTGGTGGTCGCCTTCGCCGTGGTTGCTCTCGAGCAGGCGCACCGCGTGCGCCACGAGCGCGATCGCGCCCTCTCCGAGCAGGCCAAGGCCGAGGAGGTGGTGGGCGTCCTGGTGGACCTGTTCCAGCAGTCCAATCCCTACGTGGTGCCCGGCGGGGACACCCTGCGTGTCAGTGATTTCATTGCCCAGAGCGAGAAGTCTGTGTCCGACATGGCGGACCAGCCCGACGTGCAGGCGCGTATGTGGGAGGTGCTCGCCGAGATCCACAAGGCACGCGGCGACCTGCCGCAGGCGCGTACGTTCTTCGAGCGTGCGCAGGCCATTTACGAGCAGGACGGTGCACACGAGCTCGATGCGGCGCGCGCGTTCCACAGCCTGGCCCAGCTCACGTTCACGGAGGGAGGCGCCGCCGCCGAGCCGCTGATGCGCGAGTCGCTTGCGCGCCACCGCGCCCTGCTGGGGGATTCGCACCCCGACGTGGGTACCGCCATGCGTGACCTTGCGAGTGCCATCATGGAGAAAGAACCCGACGAGGCGGCACGCCTGCTCGACGGCGCCTTCGCCATCAGCCGGCAGCACCCGTCGGACAACGACATCGAACTGGCGGCGGATTACAATGCTCTTGGCATGCTGGAGGGCTCGCGCCGTAACTATCCGCGCTCGCTGACCCATTTTCAGCACTCCCTCGAAATCCTCCAGCGCGCTCTTCCCGCCGATCACCCCAACACGATGACGGTGAAGCACAACGTGGCGTCGACGTACGCTGCGCTCGGCGACTGGAAGACGTCTGAGAAGCTGGAACGGGAGATTCTGGAGACACGCCGGCGCGTGTTTGGCGGCGACTCCCCGGAAGTGGCCGCCAGCCTCGAGGCGCTGGCCATCACCCTCACGGCAGAAAGAAGCTATGACGAGGCGACGGCCCTCCTAACGGAGGCAATGGGCATCTACGAACGCGCCGCCGGCCCCAACCACCCCAGTGTCGCCAGCGCTAGCCGCAACATCGGCGTTCTGCTGTCGCTTCGCGGACGCCCCGCCGACGGGGTGCCGTACCTGGATCGCGCGGTGGCAATCCAGGCACAATCCGGTCGGCCGCGCGCGGCGACCAACGCGTTCCTCGAACTGCAGCGCGTATTCGTGGCGTACAGCGCTGGTGATACGAGCGGTGCGGTCCCGGTGGCGCAGGGGCTGGTGGCGGAAATCGACACCCTCGTGCCCAACCCCACCCACTCGTACCGCGCCGACGGTCGTGCCTTGCTCGCGGCCTTGCTCCTCGATCACGGTGATGCGCGGGACGCGGAACCCGTGCTGCAA is a genomic window containing:
- a CDS encoding serine/threonine-protein kinase; protein product: MTQDWQRIETIFFDALDREPAERAAFLLAACGGDDALRAEVDAMLTAHEGERRLSPEQWEDAYGVSARDAEAMIGRRVGAYRIERLIGRGGMGNVYLAARDDEHYEHKVAVKLMRPGLHAAEMAERFRRERQILAHLEHPNIASLLDGGISDDGRPYLVMQYVDGTPITDYCETQELALRERLQLFRILCAAVQAAHVHLVVHRDLKPANILVTQSGEVKLLDFGIAKLLEPDSDVLTTRPFERVMTPEHAAPEQVRGGGVTTATDVYSLGVLLFQILTGERPLQFPSSAASDVERIICEVEPAAPSTVAKENRRALRGDLDKIVLMALRKDPARRYQSAQELDEDIRRYLTGLPVNAERDTLAYRSRKFVARHRTGVAVAGGFVALVVAFAVVALEQAHRVRHERDRALSEQAKAEEVVGVLVDLFQQSNPYVVPGGDTLRVSDFIAQSEKSVSDMADQPDVQARMWEVLAEIHKARGDLPQARTFFERAQAIYEQDGAHELDAARAFHSLAQLTFTEGGAAAEPLMRESLARHRALLGDSHPDVGTAMRDLASAIMEKEPDEAARLLDGAFAISRQHPSDNDIELAADYNALGMLEGSRRNYPRSLTHFQHSLEILQRALPADHPNTMTVKHNVASTYAALGDWKTSEKLEREILETRRRVFGGDSPEVAASLEALAITLTAERSYDEATALLTEAMGIYERAAGPNHPSVASASRNIGVLLSLRGRPADGVPYLDRAVAIQAQSGRPRAATNAFLELQRVFVAYSAGDTSGAVPVAQGLVAEIDTLVPNPTHSYRADGRALLAALLLDHGDARDAEPVLQTAIEIHSPQLEEDHPRIARLRCLLGANLVALGRGDEGRKLLRANYPAVRSWGSLSPLERSIIVNAMHESGLPAS